From the genome of Clostridium sp. BNL1100, one region includes:
- a CDS encoding ABC transporter permease, which translates to MEHISRIIKKPLTGIFLSIILGFVVGAIVLAIAGYNPIDAFASLFRGIFSKPKYISNTIIKATPIILTAVSVSFAFKTGLFNIGTEGQYIMGAMTAAVLGYRLNLPGPLQILVVIIAAIMIGAIYGGLVGLLKGRFGIHEVITGIMLNWIALYMNNFIITLPGLKKPNAEATYEVHAQTYTMVLQQWKTSKQGIAWLKEHPILQEILLRTNLNYGILVAIIVVILVTFFLYRTTKGFELRAVGFNRDAAEFSGMNVTSKIILSMVIAGAISGLAGAMQITGCDPHRISTLSAFEGNGMNGLSVALIAGSSPVGCIFAGLFFSGLLYGGGSIQSDIGAPSEIINIMIGTIVFFVALATIFPLISDRLRKRGVDSVK; encoded by the coding sequence ATGGAGCATATAAGTAGGATTATTAAAAAGCCCTTGACCGGAATTTTTCTTTCTATTATATTGGGATTCGTTGTGGGTGCTATAGTTCTTGCAATTGCAGGATACAATCCGATAGATGCGTTCGCTTCCCTGTTCAGAGGCATATTTTCAAAACCGAAATATATTTCAAATACCATAATTAAAGCTACACCTATAATCCTCACTGCCGTAAGTGTCTCTTTTGCATTCAAAACAGGTCTGTTCAACATTGGAACTGAGGGACAGTACATTATGGGTGCTATGACTGCAGCAGTACTGGGGTATAGGCTGAATCTTCCGGGTCCCCTCCAGATATTGGTCGTTATTATAGCAGCTATTATGATAGGAGCTATATATGGAGGATTGGTAGGACTTCTTAAGGGTCGCTTCGGTATTCATGAAGTAATAACAGGCATTATGCTTAACTGGATTGCACTTTACATGAATAATTTCATAATTACGCTACCCGGACTGAAAAAACCCAATGCTGAGGCCACGTACGAAGTACATGCTCAGACGTATACGATGGTGCTACAACAGTGGAAAACCTCCAAACAGGGCATTGCATGGCTGAAGGAACACCCAATCCTACAGGAGATATTACTAAGAACCAATCTGAATTACGGCATCTTGGTAGCGATAATAGTCGTAATACTGGTTACATTTTTTCTTTACAGGACCACAAAAGGCTTTGAACTCCGTGCAGTAGGCTTCAACAGAGATGCAGCAGAATTCTCCGGCATGAATGTAACTTCGAAAATAATTCTGTCCATGGTTATAGCCGGAGCTATATCAGGTCTTGCAGGTGCTATGCAGATTACAGGCTGTGACCCTCACAGAATTTCTACACTTTCCGCATTTGAAGGAAATGGCATGAATGGTCTCTCTGTAGCACTCATCGCAGGAAGCTCGCCTGTAGGATGTATTTTTGCAGGATTGTTTTTCAGCGGTTTACTTTACGGAGGTGGCTCAATACAATCAGATATTGGGGCTCCGTCAGAAATAATCAATATAATGATAGGTACAATTGTATTCTTTGTGGCATTGGCGACGATATTTCCGCTGATATCGGACAGACTCAGGAAGAGAGGTGTTGATAGTGTTAAATAG
- a CDS encoding ABC transporter ATP-binding protein produces MDISEQFAVQMRNITKYFGNFCALDKVSLDIKKGTIHAMLGENGAGKSTLMNILYGFYQASSGDIYLKGNKVNIKNPNMAIANGIGMVHQHFMLVENFTVSQNIILGKEVTNKAGVIDNKKVRQDIQELSKKYGLYVDPDSKIEDITVGMQQRVEILKALYRGAEILILDEPTAVLTPQEIQDLITIMHNLIADGKTIIIITHKLKEIKESSDVCTIIRRGVYIDTVNVCDVDEMQLASMMVGHDVNLHIQKKPAKPEEVIFEIDNLTVADNRGIEKVKNLSLSVRKGEIVGVAGIDGNGQKELVEAITCLSKVKNGKIKIHGKEIQNTTPRNVLDNKLCTIHEDRHKRGLVLDFSVAENFVLENYGNRPFSRSGILDYKSIYSFAKGCIERFDVRPSNCEDTKVRALSGGNQQKVIIAREVTNDPELLVAVQPTRGLDVGAIEYVHKSLVSQRDEGKAVLLISFELDEIMDVSDTIAVLYDGRIVATFSQGEADENTIGLIMAGGGKKNGAYK; encoded by the coding sequence ATGGACATTAGTGAACAGTTTGCAGTGCAAATGCGTAACATTACAAAATACTTCGGCAATTTTTGTGCTCTGGACAAGGTCAGCCTTGATATTAAAAAAGGCACTATTCACGCAATGCTGGGGGAAAACGGAGCAGGTAAATCAACCCTGATGAATATTCTTTACGGATTTTACCAGGCCAGTAGCGGAGATATTTACCTTAAGGGCAATAAAGTGAACATAAAAAATCCAAATATGGCTATTGCAAACGGCATAGGAATGGTACACCAGCACTTCATGCTGGTTGAGAACTTCACTGTGTCACAGAATATAATTCTTGGCAAAGAAGTCACAAACAAAGCCGGAGTCATTGACAATAAAAAAGTACGGCAAGATATTCAAGAGCTCAGCAAAAAATACGGGTTGTATGTGGACCCGGACTCAAAAATTGAGGATATTACAGTTGGAATGCAGCAGAGAGTTGAAATTCTGAAAGCACTTTACAGGGGAGCCGAAATACTGATACTTGATGAACCGACTGCTGTATTAACTCCCCAGGAAATTCAAGATCTTATTACTATCATGCATAACCTTATAGCCGATGGCAAAACAATAATAATTATTACACATAAATTGAAGGAGATAAAGGAATCCTCGGATGTATGCACGATAATCAGACGAGGAGTGTACATAGACACAGTGAATGTATGCGATGTTGATGAAATGCAGCTTGCATCCATGATGGTCGGACACGATGTGAATCTTCATATACAGAAGAAGCCTGCAAAACCGGAAGAGGTTATATTTGAAATCGATAATCTAACGGTTGCTGACAATAGAGGCATCGAAAAGGTGAAGAACCTTTCTCTTTCAGTAAGAAAGGGTGAAATCGTAGGAGTTGCAGGTATTGACGGTAATGGCCAGAAGGAATTGGTGGAAGCTATTACTTGTCTCTCAAAAGTTAAAAACGGAAAGATAAAGATACACGGTAAAGAAATACAAAACACAACTCCAAGGAATGTATTGGATAATAAGCTTTGCACCATTCACGAAGACCGTCACAAAAGAGGCTTAGTGCTGGATTTTTCAGTAGCAGAAAACTTTGTACTGGAGAACTATGGCAATAGGCCTTTTTCCCGTTCCGGAATACTGGATTACAAATCCATATATTCATTTGCAAAAGGTTGTATAGAACGTTTCGACGTACGACCTTCGAACTGTGAAGACACCAAAGTGAGAGCTCTTTCAGGAGGAAACCAGCAAAAGGTCATTATTGCCAGGGAAGTAACCAACGATCCTGAGCTCCTTGTTGCGGTACAGCCTACCAGAGGCCTGGATGTAGGAGCAATCGAGTATGTGCACAAATCACTGGTAAGTCAGCGCGATGAGGGTAAGGCTGTTTTACTGATATCTTTTGAGCTTGATGAAATCATGGATGTTTCGGATACAATCGCTGTCCTTTACGACGGAAGAATCGTAGCCACTTTCAGTCAGGGAGAGGCGGACGAGAATACCATCGGACTAATTATGGCAGGAGGGGGTAAAAAAAATGGAGCATATAAGTAG
- a CDS encoding BMP family ABC transporter substrate-binding protein: MKKVLSSILTLALIVSLAACGGSTTDKSNSTAGTSTGDSTPKSSATASSFVVGMVTDVGGINDQSFNQSAWEGLQQFSKETNASISYLESKQESDYGTNLDKLADQNNSLIWGIGYAMADGIKTAASQYPDKTYAIIDNSYGEETPSNVIGVVFRAQEPSFVVGYIAAKTTKTNKVGFVGGIKGDVIDQFEFGYRAGVAYASKELGKDITVNVQYANSFTDQAVVKAIASSMYTKGCDIVFHAAGGAGIGVIEAAKEANKFAIGVDRDQSDLAPKNILISAMKLVGKAMDLVSTQVKDGKELGGTTQVFGMKEGCVGIPEKNPNVDQKVLTDAKAVEGKIMDESINVPYNKATFDNYISTLK; this comes from the coding sequence ATGAAGAAAGTATTATCAAGTATTTTAACCTTGGCATTGATAGTATCACTTGCTGCCTGCGGAGGCAGTACAACAGACAAAAGCAATTCCACTGCCGGCACTTCCACAGGTGATTCAACCCCTAAAAGCAGTGCGACTGCTTCATCCTTTGTAGTAGGTATGGTAACTGATGTCGGCGGGATCAACGACCAATCCTTCAACCAGTCTGCCTGGGAAGGTCTTCAGCAGTTCAGTAAAGAAACAAATGCATCTATTTCCTATCTGGAATCAAAGCAGGAAAGCGATTATGGAACGAATCTTGACAAGCTGGCCGACCAGAATAATAGTCTCATCTGGGGTATAGGTTATGCCATGGCAGATGGAATAAAGACTGCGGCTTCCCAATATCCTGACAAGACCTATGCAATCATTGACAACTCCTATGGGGAAGAGACACCTTCCAATGTCATAGGTGTTGTGTTCAGGGCTCAGGAGCCATCCTTTGTGGTAGGCTACATTGCTGCTAAAACCACAAAGACAAACAAGGTTGGTTTTGTAGGAGGTATTAAGGGTGATGTTATCGACCAGTTCGAATTTGGTTACAGAGCAGGTGTTGCTTACGCTTCCAAGGAACTCGGCAAGGATATTACAGTTAATGTCCAGTATGCCAACAGCTTTACAGATCAAGCGGTTGTTAAGGCAATAGCTTCTTCCATGTATACCAAGGGCTGCGATATTGTATTTCATGCGGCTGGTGGTGCAGGCATTGGGGTTATTGAAGCAGCCAAGGAAGCCAACAAGTTTGCTATAGGTGTTGACAGGGACCAGAGCGACTTGGCTCCGAAAAATATTCTTATATCCGCTATGAAGCTTGTGGGTAAGGCGATGGATCTCGTATCAACACAGGTAAAGGATGGCAAGGAACTTGGTGGAACCACACAGGTGTTTGGTATGAAGGAAGGCTGTGTTGGCATTCCCGAAAAAAATCCTAATGTGGATCAGAAAGTATTGACAGATGCCAAGGCAGTTGAAGGAAAAATAATGGATGAATCAATCAACGTTCCATACAATAAGGCTACATTCGACAACTACATAAGTACACTCAAATAA
- a CDS encoding HAD family phosphatase, with translation MNTEERIVNLVIFDVDGVIFDSEPLHYRAKLEILQSYGLNETFNLKEYVGKSNKDLWTRIIKENNLNANPEELEMRQFNLILGYVKKEKIQPTNGLKKLLTELRKNNYNTAIASSSNRYYVSRVLDYFKLSRYFDYSVTGDEVKFQKPSPDIYQKVLSISGIQKDNAIAIEDSTSGVQAAFSAGIACIGYSNPTSGVQGLFLADAIIQELGQVKDYI, from the coding sequence GTGAATACTGAGGAACGTATAGTCAATTTGGTTATATTTGATGTAGATGGAGTTATATTTGACAGTGAACCTCTGCATTACCGTGCAAAATTGGAAATTTTACAAAGCTATGGACTTAATGAGACATTTAATCTGAAAGAATACGTCGGTAAGTCCAATAAGGACTTGTGGACTAGAATCATAAAAGAAAACAATCTGAATGCGAATCCGGAAGAACTGGAGATGCGTCAATTTAACCTGATTCTGGGTTATGTTAAAAAAGAAAAAATACAGCCTACAAATGGACTTAAGAAGTTGTTGACTGAGCTTAGGAAAAATAATTACAATACAGCAATTGCTTCATCCTCTAACAGGTACTACGTCAGTCGTGTACTGGACTATTTCAAATTAAGCAGATATTTTGATTACTCTGTTACAGGAGACGAAGTAAAGTTTCAGAAACCAAGCCCCGATATTTATCAAAAAGTACTTTCTATTAGTGGAATACAAAAGGACAATGCAATCGCTATAGAAGATTCAACTTCCGGGGTTCAGGCAGCGTTTTCGGCGGGAATAGCATGTATTGGTTACAGCAATCCCACATCGGGAGTTCAGGGTCTTTTCCTGGCTGATGCCATTATTCAAGAGCTTGGGCAGGTAAAGGATTATATTTAA
- a CDS encoding MgtC/SapB family protein, producing MISQLAILKDVNVLSICVRIFLSVVISGILGFERGRKRHPAGFRTYILVCLGSTIVMMTNQYIYQTYHTGDIGRLGAQVVSGIGFLGAGTIIITGRNQVRGLTTAAGLWASACIGLSIGIGFYEGAILGGTTIFFVMTILHKMDNMMRKKSNLLHLYLEFENSLGLGSFLSLAKKNSIDVMDVQIVKNKGEEKKAMSVLLSVQSKDNRPHTEVLQSLSHAAALNSIHEI from the coding sequence TTGATTAGCCAATTAGCCATATTAAAAGATGTAAATGTTCTTTCCATTTGCGTACGTATTTTTCTTTCAGTAGTAATTAGTGGAATTCTTGGATTTGAAAGGGGACGTAAACGCCACCCTGCGGGTTTTCGTACATACATACTTGTATGCCTGGGTTCAACAATCGTCATGATGACAAATCAATATATTTACCAAACATATCATACCGGAGATATCGGCAGATTAGGGGCCCAGGTTGTCAGCGGTATCGGATTCCTGGGTGCCGGAACAATAATCATCACCGGAAGGAACCAAGTCAGAGGTTTGACTACAGCTGCCGGTTTGTGGGCTTCAGCCTGCATTGGGTTGTCAATAGGTATCGGTTTTTACGAAGGTGCAATTTTGGGTGGTACTACTATATTTTTCGTCATGACTATTTTGCATAAGATGGATAATATGATGCGTAAGAAATCAAATTTACTGCATCTGTATCTGGAATTTGAAAACTCACTGGGATTGGGTTCATTTCTTAGCCTGGCAAAGAAAAACTCTATTGATGTCATGGATGTTCAAATTGTTAAGAACAAAGGAGAGGAGAAAAAGGCTATGTCTGTCCTCCTCTCAGTACAATCAAAGGATAACCGTCCGCATACAGAGGTTTTACAATCCCTTAGCCATGCAGCGGCACTGAACAGTATTCATGAAATCTAG
- a CDS encoding glycerophosphodiester phosphodiesterase family protein: MRKIIDRLLDKESILVAGHRGVDAFYPENTLLSVQKALEMNVDMIEFDMNLTKDKVVVIMHDRTVDRTTNGKGYIHDMTLKQIKELDAGGKFGKVFEGLKVPTLREFCELVQPYENILLNAEIKEKTYETVDLAMEILKGYGLMHRCVFTCFDAFIAAYMYDSYRVKVQGFPKEKMENFVEGENGTYSKLFAVGIDMKIITPERVQEFENLGILPWSYCPDTDEMVYESIRCGARLMTCNNPIPALKILKAKGLHS; the protein is encoded by the coding sequence ATGCGGAAAATCATAGACAGGTTGTTGGACAAGGAGAGTATATTGGTTGCCGGGCACAGAGGAGTTGATGCGTTTTATCCTGAAAATACTCTGCTTAGCGTACAAAAAGCTTTGGAAATGAATGTTGATATGATTGAATTTGATATGAATCTGACTAAAGACAAAGTTGTTGTCATAATGCATGACAGAACTGTGGACCGTACTACAAACGGCAAGGGTTATATTCATGACATGACGCTCAAGCAAATTAAGGAATTGGACGCAGGGGGGAAATTCGGCAAAGTATTTGAAGGCTTAAAAGTACCCACGCTGCGTGAATTTTGTGAGCTGGTTCAACCGTATGAAAATATACTTTTAAATGCAGAAATTAAGGAAAAGACATATGAAACTGTAGATCTTGCTATGGAAATATTAAAGGGATACGGCTTAATGCATCGCTGTGTTTTTACCTGCTTTGACGCTTTCATTGCAGCCTATATGTATGACTCCTATAGGGTAAAGGTTCAGGGCTTTCCAAAGGAAAAAATGGAGAACTTTGTTGAAGGGGAGAACGGTACTTATTCAAAATTATTTGCAGTAGGTATTGATATGAAAATAATAACTCCCGAACGTGTTCAGGAGTTTGAAAACCTTGGAATATTACCATGGTCCTACTGCCCTGACACTGATGAGATGGTTTATGAATCCATACGCTGCGGTGCAAGACTCATGACCTGTAACAACCCGATTCCCGCACTTAAAATATTGAAAGCGAAAGGACTGCACAGCTAA
- a CDS encoding ribulokinase gives MSKYVVGIDFGTLSARSILVDVSDGTIKAASSMDYPHGVMERKLPNGTTKLEADWALQYPPDYIECASTTLLNVFKESGIDPSQVIGVGTDFTECTMLPTLKDGTPLCMLDKFKDNPHAYVKLWKHHAAQDEANKLNEIAAERGEEFLGFYGGKISSEWMFPKIWQILNEAPEIYEAADRFMELSDWITLMLTGEEKRNSCTAGYKAIWQKKTGYPSNDFFKALDPRLEHVIDTKMSRTIYPVGSKAGCITESSSEWTGLPVGTPVAVGCGDAHAAVPGAGITGPDIMLMVIGTSGCDMMASRQNIKVPGMCGICEDGILPGYFGYEAGQSCMGDHFAWFTKNCVSEEISAKAKEKGMHVTAYLDELASKIKPGSSGLLALDWWNGNRSVLVDVDLTGVMFGMTTTTTAPEMYKALVEAVGYGKRMIIDTFKKHGVTIEKLYATGGIAEKSPFVMQTFADIIQMPVHVTASKQTTAMGAAMFGAVAAGSVNGGYDTIEQAGNAMGGGIKNTYLPDPENSKTYELLYQEYSELHDYFGKDNNSVIKRLKNIKKATSY, from the coding sequence ATGTCAAAGTATGTGGTTGGTATTGATTTTGGAACACTGAGTGCCAGGTCAATTTTGGTTGATGTATCAGACGGAACTATTAAAGCAGCTTCATCCATGGATTACCCACATGGAGTTATGGAAAGAAAACTTCCAAACGGAACTACTAAGCTGGAAGCAGATTGGGCGCTGCAATATCCTCCTGATTATATTGAATGTGCAAGCACCACATTGTTAAATGTATTCAAGGAGTCAGGCATCGACCCTTCACAAGTTATCGGCGTAGGTACCGACTTTACGGAATGTACAATGCTTCCGACGTTGAAGGACGGTACTCCCTTGTGTATGCTGGACAAATTCAAGGATAATCCCCACGCATATGTAAAGCTGTGGAAGCACCATGCGGCACAGGATGAAGCGAATAAACTCAATGAGATTGCAGCAGAACGAGGCGAAGAATTCCTTGGATTTTACGGGGGGAAAATATCTTCTGAATGGATGTTTCCTAAGATATGGCAGATTCTCAATGAAGCACCTGAAATATATGAGGCTGCCGACAGGTTCATGGAGCTATCAGACTGGATAACGTTGATGCTTACAGGTGAAGAAAAAAGGAACAGCTGTACGGCAGGTTATAAAGCAATCTGGCAAAAGAAAACAGGATATCCCTCCAATGATTTCTTTAAAGCACTTGACCCAAGGCTTGAACATGTTATTGATACAAAAATGTCAAGAACTATATATCCTGTGGGAAGTAAAGCAGGTTGTATTACCGAAAGCAGTTCCGAATGGACAGGGCTTCCAGTGGGAACTCCTGTGGCCGTAGGCTGCGGAGATGCACATGCCGCTGTTCCCGGTGCCGGTATTACAGGCCCTGATATCATGCTGATGGTTATCGGAACATCAGGCTGCGATATGATGGCAAGCAGACAGAATATAAAGGTGCCGGGAATGTGCGGAATATGTGAAGATGGAATTCTGCCGGGATATTTTGGCTACGAAGCCGGACAATCATGTATGGGCGACCATTTTGCATGGTTTACAAAAAATTGTGTATCGGAAGAAATTTCAGCAAAGGCAAAGGAAAAAGGAATGCATGTTACTGCATATCTGGATGAGCTTGCCTCAAAGATTAAGCCGGGAAGCAGCGGATTGCTTGCGTTAGACTGGTGGAACGGAAACCGTTCTGTCCTGGTTGACGTGGATTTGACAGGTGTAATGTTTGGAATGACGACCACTACAACTGCTCCTGAAATGTATAAAGCTTTGGTGGAAGCTGTGGGATATGGAAAACGTATGATTATAGACACCTTTAAAAAACACGGAGTTACAATAGAAAAGTTGTATGCAACGGGCGGAATTGCAGAAAAAAGTCCCTTTGTTATGCAAACCTTTGCAGATATTATACAAATGCCTGTTCATGTCACGGCATCAAAGCAGACAACCGCAATGGGTGCTGCAATGTTTGGAGCTGTAGCTGCGGGTAGTGTCAATGGAGGATACGATACCATTGAACAAGCCGGAAATGCTATGGGTGGCGGAATAAAAAATACATATCTGCCTGACCCGGAGAATAGCAAAACATATGAATTGCTGTATCAGGAGTATTCAGAACTTCATGATTATTTCGGAAAAGATAACAACAGTGTAATAAAACGTTTAAAAAATATAAAAAAAGCTACATCTTATTAA
- a CDS encoding erythritol/L-threitol dehydrogenase yields MSNYPKTMKALVAYGLGDYRFETAYPTPECGPDDIIIKTEGCGVCAGDLKCQHGAPKFWGDESQPSWVKPPFIPGHEFLGKIVAMGENVKGFEIGDRVTADQIVPCGECRFCKDGHYWMCQPHNIFGFQTENNGGMAEYVRYPKTSVVHKVPQDMPLDKAMLIEPYACSKHCVDRAQIGCDDVVVISGAGTLGLGMITYARMKNPKLLIVLDMVQSRLDKAKEFGADLVFNPQNQDVVAEVLKLTEGYGCDIYIEATGHPSSVKQGLSMVRKLGRFVEFSVFGQETTVDWSIIGDSKELDLLGSHLSPYCYPFVIENINNGKLKTDGLITNCFPIEEWEKAFEYATGKYGDFKVCITF; encoded by the coding sequence ATGTCTAACTATCCAAAGACTATGAAAGCTCTTGTAGCCTACGGGCTTGGTGATTACCGATTTGAAACTGCATACCCTACACCGGAATGCGGCCCTGACGATATAATTATTAAAACAGAAGGCTGCGGCGTTTGCGCAGGAGACTTAAAGTGCCAGCACGGTGCTCCTAAATTTTGGGGTGATGAAAGCCAACCTTCATGGGTAAAGCCTCCGTTTATTCCGGGTCATGAATTTCTTGGTAAAATTGTGGCAATGGGAGAAAATGTAAAAGGCTTTGAAATCGGCGATAGAGTTACGGCAGACCAGATTGTTCCATGCGGAGAATGCAGATTCTGCAAGGACGGACATTATTGGATGTGTCAGCCCCATAATATTTTTGGCTTCCAGACTGAAAATAATGGAGGTATGGCAGAATATGTCCGCTATCCAAAGACTTCAGTTGTCCATAAAGTTCCCCAAGACATGCCCCTTGACAAAGCTATGTTGATTGAACCTTACGCATGCTCAAAGCACTGTGTTGACCGTGCTCAAATTGGCTGCGACGATGTTGTGGTTATCTCGGGAGCAGGAACTCTGGGACTTGGAATGATTACCTATGCAAGAATGAAAAATCCTAAATTGCTGATTGTATTGGACATGGTTCAATCCAGATTGGACAAAGCTAAAGAATTCGGTGCTGATTTGGTCTTTAATCCTCAAAATCAGGATGTAGTAGCTGAGGTTTTAAAGCTTACTGAAGGCTATGGCTGTGATATATATATAGAAGCTACAGGACATCCGTCCAGCGTTAAGCAGGGACTTTCAATGGTACGTAAACTCGGCCGTTTTGTAGAATTCAGTGTATTTGGTCAGGAGACAACTGTTGACTGGTCAATAATCGGCGACAGTAAGGAACTTGATCTGCTAGGTTCACACCTCAGTCCATATTGTTACCCGTTTGTAATTGAAAACATCAATAATGGAAAATTGAAAACAGACGGTCTTATTACAAACTGCTTCCCAATCGAGGAATGGGAAAAGGCATTTGAATATGCAACTGGAAAGTATGGCGATTTCAAGGTTTGTATCACTTTCTAA
- a CDS encoding sugar phosphate isomerase/epimerase family protein, with translation MRLATSTNLFSKRRDGGLHTPYLESIRRCREAGFTTLDFSFTEFFFTRTELSEDDWQSYVDEIINESQKLGIDFSQAHLPYNPGYMPEWKSDLEKEDYYKFARRSVLISSMLGVKWLVVHPFTQCIEKEFDDEASVRYNHEFYDSIIELALKNRVSIAYENMIEYPQRRKFSARAEELCMLVDSYKDSRIGVCWDFGHGNRLYYDESNSIKTLGSRIVALHVNDNTGISDLHFLPFMGTVGWEKTLKALKNTNYTGDFTYEVYGFTKNMPESMKDIAAKYAYDVGQYCVSLYHRL, from the coding sequence ATGCGTCTGGCAACTTCTACTAATCTTTTTTCAAAGCGCAGGGACGGCGGACTGCATACACCGTATTTGGAATCAATACGCCGATGCAGGGAGGCAGGTTTTACAACGCTTGACTTCAGCTTTACCGAGTTCTTTTTCACAAGAACTGAATTAAGCGAAGATGACTGGCAAAGCTACGTCGATGAAATTATTAACGAAAGTCAAAAACTAGGGATTGATTTTTCACAAGCCCATTTACCTTACAATCCGGGATACATGCCGGAATGGAAAAGTGATTTGGAGAAAGAAGATTATTACAAATTCGCACGAAGAAGTGTGTTAATCAGCAGTATGCTTGGGGTAAAGTGGTTGGTAGTTCATCCTTTTACACAATGTATTGAAAAAGAATTCGACGATGAAGCAAGTGTCCGGTACAATCATGAGTTCTATGATTCAATTATTGAGCTCGCATTGAAAAATAGAGTAAGCATAGCTTATGAAAATATGATCGAGTACCCGCAGAGAAGAAAATTTTCTGCAAGAGCCGAAGAGCTTTGTATGCTGGTGGATTCCTACAAGGATTCTCGTATAGGTGTTTGCTGGGATTTTGGACATGGAAACCGTCTGTATTATGATGAGTCCAATTCAATAAAAACACTTGGCAGCCGTATAGTTGCACTTCATGTAAACGATAATACAGGCATCAGCGACTTGCACTTCCTGCCTTTTATGGGCACGGTAGGTTGGGAAAAGACCCTTAAAGCATTAAAAAATACAAATTATACAGGCGATTTCACATATGAAGTTTACGGTTTTACAAAAAATATGCCTGAAAGTATGAAAGATATTGCAGCCAAATACGCATACGATGTTGGTCAGTACTGCGTATCTCTTTACCATAGATTATGA
- a CDS encoding sugar phosphate isomerase/epimerase family protein: MRVATMTSLFRECRETKEFTGYIESMHRCKEAGFNVLDLNMCAMLNRQTELNGDDWIKNAENIRNEAEKLGITFSQSHPPYRPFKGAYFKSTEEKERFDELTRRAIHVSSILGVKWAVMHPVTEIDKAEYNLQADLAANHENFDKVVEQAAKENVGIAFENMCDRDNRRRFGATAEELIALVDSYKDAPVGVCWDTGHGHRVYTNQIPALEKLGSRVKALHINDNFGQDDLHLLPFLGTIPWEKVMKTLTKIGYEGDLVYEIRINNYMPEGLKIPSARFSVDVGNYLLSLR; encoded by the coding sequence ATGCGTGTTGCTACAATGACTTCACTATTTAGAGAATGCAGGGAAACAAAGGAGTTCACAGGATATATTGAATCTATGCACCGCTGCAAGGAGGCCGGATTTAATGTTCTTGACTTAAACATGTGTGCCATGCTGAACCGTCAGACAGAACTAAACGGCGATGACTGGATAAAAAATGCTGAAAATATCCGTAATGAGGCAGAAAAGCTTGGTATTACATTTTCACAGTCACACCCGCCGTATCGCCCTTTTAAAGGTGCATATTTCAAAAGCACGGAAGAAAAAGAGCGTTTTGATGAACTTACCCGTCGTGCAATACATGTCAGCAGTATTCTGGGAGTAAAATGGGCTGTAATGCACCCTGTAACAGAGATTGATAAGGCCGAATACAATTTACAGGCAGACCTTGCGGCAAACCATGAGAATTTTGACAAGGTTGTAGAACAAGCCGCAAAAGAAAACGTAGGGATTGCCTTTGAAAACATGTGTGACAGGGATAACAGACGTCGCTTCGGAGCAACAGCCGAAGAACTGATAGCACTGGTTGACTCCTATAAGGATGCACCGGTGGGTGTTTGCTGGGATACAGGGCATGGACACCGTGTTTATACAAATCAGATTCCTGCCTTAGAAAAGCTTGGTAGTCGTGTAAAAGCACTTCACATTAATGATAACTTCGGACAGGATGACCTGCATCTTCTTCCTTTCCTTGGAACAATTCCATGGGAAAAAGTTATGAAAACACTTACTAAAATCGGGTATGAAGGCGATTTGGTATATGAGATAAGAATAAACAATTATATGCCGGAAGGCTTAAAAATTCCAAGTGCACGTTTCAGTGTTGATGTAGGAAACTATCTACTTTCATTGCGCTGA